A section of the Myxococcota bacterium genome encodes:
- a CDS encoding AraC family transcriptional regulator: MTIQARFLRSVAYIEQHLLSPLSLPDVAKQAGFSPPYFSRLFRALTGEPFAAYLRRRRMTVAAERLADGARELRLVDLALDCGYDSQEAFTRAFKRTFGRPPGAFRARPVTWSAPFRRPIDAQELAHLRERLTPQPEIRELDAFTVVGVRERIEEDTRDRIPALWGRFRELVSRIPHVASDSGHGLSLNVDETEGSFDYVAGVPVSRVGRLPAGAIAETLPPETYAVFAHRVRSLPLHTELAPTYRWIFGTWLPSSDWEYPVGMDFERYPPGFDASEAKGTIEIWVPVRARR, encoded by the coding sequence GTGACCATCCAGGCGCGCTTCCTGCGGTCCGTGGCGTACATCGAGCAGCACCTGCTCTCGCCGCTGTCGCTGCCCGACGTGGCCAAGCAGGCCGGCTTCTCGCCGCCGTACTTCTCGCGCCTGTTCCGCGCGCTGACCGGCGAGCCGTTCGCGGCCTATCTGCGCCGGCGGCGCATGACCGTGGCCGCGGAGCGCCTGGCGGACGGGGCTCGAGAGCTGCGGCTGGTCGATCTGGCGCTCGACTGCGGCTACGACTCGCAAGAGGCCTTCACGCGCGCGTTCAAGCGCACCTTCGGCCGGCCGCCGGGCGCGTTCCGCGCGCGCCCGGTCACCTGGAGCGCGCCGTTCCGCCGGCCGATCGACGCGCAGGAGCTGGCGCACCTGCGCGAGAGACTCACACCGCAGCCCGAGATCCGCGAGCTCGACGCGTTCACGGTGGTGGGCGTGCGCGAGCGCATCGAAGAGGACACTCGCGACCGGATCCCGGCGCTCTGGGGGCGGTTCAGGGAGCTGGTGAGCCGCATTCCGCACGTGGCGAGTGACTCGGGCCACGGGCTGTCGCTCAACGTCGACGAGACCGAAGGCAGCTTCGACTACGTGGCGGGCGTGCCGGTGTCGCGCGTGGGACGGCTGCCGGCGGGCGCGATCGCCGAGACGCTGCCGCCCGAGACCTACGCGGTGTTCGCGCACCGCGTGCGCAGCCTGCCGCTCCACACGGAGCTGGCGCCGACCTACCGCTGGATCTTCGGCACCTGGCTCCCGTCGTCGGACTGGGAGTACCCGGTGGGCATGGACTTCGAGCGCTACCCGCCCGGCTTCGACGCCAGCGAGGCGAAGGGCACGATCGAGATCTGGGTGCCGGTGAGGGCGCGGCGTTGA
- a CDS encoding serine hydrolase produces MNRVGWQRGPSDCPGLPEPAEWPRVTPAEAGLDPGALESVAERIERRELENVHALLVVRGGKLAFERYFAGEDALWAEPAKPATFDAGALHDVRSVSKSVVGALVGIAHGEGALPDLDAPIARFFPVHARGRESALAGRTLRHALTMSAGLAWDELTHPYYDPRNDEHGLWLAADPLAYGLSRRPVAAPGAAFAYNGSLPVVLAQVVEQATGVPFDRYAVEKLWCPLGVTRAEWVQHPSGVIVSASGLRLTPRAMARFGQMMLDGGRFAGRQIVPPDYARASLEAQVTLPAGFGGATGYGYLWWIGQLPVASGNGGQRIVLDRETGTVIVTTAGLYDSPRQGEVPMQVVAGVLAAYR; encoded by the coding sequence TTGAACCGGGTCGGCTGGCAGCGGGGGCCGAGTGACTGCCCGGGCCTGCCGGAGCCCGCCGAGTGGCCGAGAGTGACTCCGGCCGAGGCCGGGCTCGATCCCGGCGCGCTCGAGTCGGTCGCCGAGCGCATCGAGCGGCGCGAGCTCGAGAACGTGCATGCGCTCCTGGTCGTGCGCGGCGGGAAGCTCGCCTTCGAGCGCTACTTCGCGGGCGAGGACGCCCTGTGGGCGGAGCCGGCCAAGCCCGCCACGTTCGACGCCGGCGCGCTGCACGACGTGCGCTCGGTCTCGAAGTCGGTCGTGGGGGCGCTGGTCGGGATTGCGCACGGCGAGGGCGCGCTCCCCGATCTCGACGCGCCGATCGCGCGCTTCTTCCCTGTGCACGCGCGCGGTCGGGAGTCGGCGCTCGCGGGCCGTACGCTGCGCCACGCCCTCACCATGAGCGCGGGCCTCGCCTGGGACGAGCTCACTCACCCCTACTACGACCCGCGCAACGACGAGCACGGGCTGTGGCTCGCCGCCGATCCGCTCGCCTACGGTCTCTCGCGCCGGCCGGTGGCGGCGCCCGGCGCCGCCTTCGCCTACAACGGCAGCCTGCCGGTGGTGTTGGCGCAGGTCGTCGAGCAGGCGACGGGCGTGCCCTTCGACCGCTACGCCGTCGAGAAGCTGTGGTGTCCTCTGGGAGTGACCCGCGCCGAGTGGGTCCAGCACCCGTCGGGCGTGATCGTGTCGGCCTCGGGCCTCCGGCTCACGCCGCGCGCCATGGCGCGCTTCGGCCAGATGATGCTCGACGGCGGCCGTTTCGCCGGCCGCCAGATCGTGCCCCCCGACTACGCGCGCGCCTCGCTCGAGGCGCAGGTCACCTTGCCGGCCGGCTTCGGGGGCGCCACCGGCTACGGCTATCTGTGGTGGATCGGGCAGCTCCCGGTCGCGTCGGGCAACGGCGGGCAGCGCATCGTGCTCGACCGCGAAACAGGCACCGTGATCGTCACCACGGCGGGCCTGTACGACTCACCCAGGCAGGGCGAGGTGCCCATGCAGGTCGTCGCGGGAGTGCTCGCCGCTTACCGCTGA